The Apium graveolens cultivar Ventura chromosome 10, ASM990537v1, whole genome shotgun sequence nucleotide sequence CTCGGCTTGTTGCTCTAATAATTTTGACTCTTCAACCACCTTCTGCATCCTGCTTTCTTCATGAGCAAGATATTTAAGGGCAGACTCTTCCTTTTCAAGCTTTTCAAGCTCTGCCTCCTTAATCTCAGCTACAGCTGAAGCTAACCTTACTTCAAGCGCTTGATGGATCTGCAGAACAATGCTtgatataattacaattttacCATTGGCACAAGTAAAAAGATAAAGATATGATTAGGAGCATTGACTATAAAGAACAATTAATACAAAAATATAAGGTTACTGATCCACTATAACATTGTCTAGTCCAATAATATAATGAAACGGTATCAAAATGATCTATGCCAAAAATCTTGCAATCCAAAATTAATTGAAACGACATAGAGAGTGGTTAGAGTGTTTAGAATAACAGAACCTCATCAATAATTGCAAGAGCTTTGACCCTTTCATCTGACAAGCTGTGTAAGCGAGACTGAAGCTCCCTCATCTCAGTGGATAAAATAGCCTTCTCACCATATACTTCACCAGCATGCTGCATCCACCAAAAAAgtaaagaaagaaaaaagaatgAGCTAACTGCCATTTTTGCCCCTAATCAGTCTACTAAGTACTATCAAGTTCATAAACGTATGAAAGGGTACACAACCATGTCATTTGCTTCCTTTGCGCGTTGCAACATCTTTTTTAGGTCTTCGACCCTAGCAAGTGTATCCAAACCTCCATGAGCAGCCTCTTCTCTAGCTTCCTCTACAGCTTTCTCTTTCATTTCTACTTCATTAATGAAGCTAATAAGTGAATCCTTGGCTGATCGCAATGCTATCTGAACAATTTAATATTTATTAGGTATATTTAGTAGTCCCCGGGAAAAAAAATGACTTCTAAGATTTATCAAACACCAGCCTCATAACCATGCGTGTCGAGGAGAACATACAAAATGCTTGAGATTAAGCTTCATCATGAAATCTTAAAATTAATGGACAGGTAGGAAAAATATTAAACAATATGAGAATTTTAGGTTTAAACAAGGAGACTATCAATATTAAAATGCCATAGGACTCGATTTagcaaaagaaaaatatttttttaattatgtAAGAAGAAATATACAGTAGAAGGAGGATATAATCCTTAAAGAGTTTGTTAGGTGACAATAAAAAAGAGTCATACCTTCTCCCTTTTTTCATTTTCAATGATACCCTCAATAAGTTCCGCACTACACATCTGGCCAGATCTGCTGGTAACAATAGCCTTCATAGAAGTTTCATCCTCAAAATCACCCATGCCACTAGAGAATAAGCTCTTCACCCCACTTGGTTCTTGTTTCTCTAGATCCTTAACTAATACATCAAGTACGATATTCACCATATCCACATTCTGACAATCGGCCATTTCACTAGAGCATACATCTCCCCCTGAAGCAGCAAGGGATGGCACATCAGCTTCTGGTTCTTCAACATCGGTGACTGGTGGAATTGGCTCAGTTAGAAGCTGACTATTGCCATAAAAACTATTTGGAGAAACAATTTGAAAAGCTGTTGGATCCACATCAGCTACTGGAGTCACAGAACGATGGTTCTTCCTTACAAGTTCATCTAAACTTAATTGTTCTTCTTCATGAAGAGATGAAGAATTCGTAGACCCGTCTGTATCACTTAAAAGCTGATTACCAAGTTTAGCCATCAATGATCTCCTAGAAAATATTGGACACTCTTCTGTACAGGATACTTGGTGCTTCCCTGGTAAACTGATATTCTCACCAAACTCATCCACAGCGTCTACAAACACCTGATCCTGAACCTCATTTGTAACATTACTGGGACCAGATGTTATGAAGTTCACATAGGGGATATCAAACTCAGTAAAAATAGATTCACCAGGCTTCCTTGATGGAACCTGTTGCGATGCAATAACTTCTTCCGAAACTCCATAATTGACTGCAGTACTATCTGTCCCATCAGCTGTATTAGAGACTTCAACATCTATGGGGAGCAAAAGAACAGAATAAATCACATTGGTCAATAATATTAGCTTACACAATAAGCTCAAAAACTTATATTGGATAAACCTGACTAGACATCTATATTAGGCTGTAATATAAAAATCAAAGGTAAA carries:
- the LOC141689830 gene encoding uncharacterized protein LOC141689830 — protein: MGFNSVYKVLQEVFPQVDSRILRAVAIENSKDADVAVGVVLSEVMPSLSLKGGKVATSPDQGPSLSNPSGDVEVSNTADGTDSTAVNYGVSEEVIASQQVPSRKPGESIFTEFDIPYVNFITSGPSNVTNEVQDQVFVDAVDEFGENISLPGKHQVSCTEECPIFSRRSLMAKLGNQLLSDTDGSTNSSSLHEEEQLSLDELVRKNHRSVTPVADVDPTAFQIVSPNSFYGNSQLLTEPIPPVTDVEEPEADVPSLAASGGDVCSSEMADCQNVDMVNIVLDVLVKDLEKQEPSGVKSLFSSGMGDFEDETSMKAIVTSRSGQMCSAELIEGIIENEKREKIALRSAKDSLISFINEVEMKEKAVEEAREEAAHGGLDTLARVEDLKKMLQRAKEANDMHAGEVYGEKAILSTEMRELQSRLHSLSDERVKALAIIDEIHQALEVRLASAVAEIKEAELEKLEKEESALKYLAHEESRMQKVVEESKLLEQQAEENSKLREFLIDRGQLVDILQGEISIICQDVKLMKTKFDQGIPLSKSLSSSQTTSVSTFSSSSVLGASFEKLPEPEVVASPKNAKAAPNSTDDEVLYENEIPGTGMELVDDGWELFNA